From the Dehalococcoidia bacterium genome, the window CAGACGGCCTCTACATATCTGGGCGACATACAGGGTGCAGCCGAAATGCTCTCCGGCAAAGCACAGAGCCTCAGCGGCGTGCAGCTAGTCGATGATTATACTCTCAAGGTTACGCTGGTCAGCGCCAGTTCCGCCTTTCTGGCCAAACTGAGCTATCCTACCGCCTTCGTGGTGGACAAGAACGACATTGCCAGAGGGTCTTCCTGGTGGCAGTCTCCTAACGGCAGCGGCCCCTTCAGGCTGGATTCATGGGCCCGGGGCAGCCGGTTGGTGCTCGAGCGTAACCCCCTCTATTACGGCGATAAGGCCAAATTGAACAAGGTGGTTTCCAAGCTGCTGGCGGGCATTCCCATGAACCTCTACGAGTCGGGCGATATAGACGTGGCCGATATGGACGTTTCCTACTATGACCGCGTGATGGACCCGGCCGGCCCCTTCTACAGCCAGCTTGTGACCACTCCCGAACTTAGCCTGACTTATCTAGGCTTCGATGTCAGCAAACCCCCTTTCGACGACTCTAATATCCGCCGTGCCTTCTCCATGGCGGTGAACAAGCAGAGACTGGCGCAACTCATGTTCCGCGACGTACTGGCTCCCGCAGGAGGCATCCTTCCGCCGGGCATGCCGGGGTACAACGCGGCGCTTCAGAGCATCGCATACGACGTTAACGCGGCCAGAGCGCTTATCGCGGCCTCCAGATACGGCTCAACTGCCAGCCTGCCCAAAATAGTGATTACCACCAGCGGCTACGGCGGGGCGGTTCCCGGCGACCTGGTAGCCATAGTTTACGACTGGCAGACAGCGTTCGGCATCGATATTGAGATAAGGCAGCTTGACCCCTCGCAGTTTTCCTATTTTCTCAAGCAGGAAAAGGACAGCATGTTCTACTGGGGATGGGGTGCCGATTACGCCCATCCGCAGAACTTCCTGGAAGTGCTTTTCGGCACGGACACCACCTATAATATCGGGGGATACAGCAATGCTCAGTTCGATGCTCTGCTGAAAGAGGCCGCGGCAACGACTGACGAGGCTGCCAGTTTTGCTTTATACCGGCAGGCGGAGCAACTGCTGGTGAACGATGCTGCCTGCATCCCTTTGTGGACCGGCAAAAACCTGCAGCTGGTGCAGAGTTACGTTAAAGGCTATGCTCTGAATGCGCTGGGGCAGGTGGCGCTCAACCATGTATATATTCAGAAATAGAAAACGCCGGACGTCTTCGAGCCTCAGGCAAGTCAGAATCTAAAAGACAAGCGGAGGGGATAGGCCGGCCTATCCCCTCCGCTTGTCACCTCGTCGCAGCCATAGCACCTCGTCGCGTTTGGCGCGCGTTATCCAGCCGATATAGTCGTTCTGCTGGTAGAGTGGGCGCGATTTGTACAGTGCGACCAGGCCTCTGTCCTCAAGCGACTTGAGAATAAAACCTGGCATGGGGTAGCGGGGCCTGCGGGCGGGTGGAGTCGCACTAGTCATAGACGACTCTCCAGAGGTTTATCCTCTGGCGACTTCAGGATAAGCTGTTCCTTCTTGCCTTTAGGCCAGCCTTTGACCTCGTGTTCGCGCTTTTTAGCCTCGGAAGCGCTGTCATAGCGTTCGCAGTAAACCAGGGTTACCGGCTTATGTGAGGAAGTGTATTTTGCGCCGGTTCCCTCGTTGTGTTTTTTAACCCGTTCATCCAGGTTATTTGTAATGCCTGAGTACAGGGAGTTGTCTTTGCATCTGAGCATATAGAAAAACCATTCTCCGTTCGTTGTGGTCATGCTATTTCGGCTGCAGTTGAGTTTGATAAAATGGCGGAGGGGGTGGGATTCGAACCCACGGTCCCCGTGAGGAGACAACGGTTTTCAAGACCGTCACCATAGGCCACTCGGTCACCCCTCCATGAAAGTTAGGCAGTGGTTATTATACAGAGAAACGTGCGGGGAATCTAGGGCGGGGAGCGATTGGAGTTTTGCTTTCTCCTTTCCGCCTTTTGCGTGATGGTAATAATGTCAACGTTCAAAGCTAGAAATTGTGAAATGTCCTTTTCAACAAAATGGCAAATTGGGCAAAACGTAAAAGTATGGAATTGTGCGTAAAAACATGGAAAATAACATTCAGTCGGGGATTTCAAGGCTGTCATCGACATGGCTTACCAGAAAGGAATACCCTAATAAGAAAGAGGGCGTCTTTAAACGCCCTCCTTCTTGCTATTACTGAAGCCTGGTTATTACCCGGCGAGCGCGTGGCAAGTCAGACAAACATCTGGCGTGCGCCCCGAATGGTCTTGTATGGTGCCTGGAATTACCGCATAAGTATATCCATGAAGTTGGGAACCAAAATCTGAGCCATTCCATTCAAGCGGAAGCGGGAATTGGTGGTACATGCCAAGACCATGACACGTTAAACACGCTGGTTTGAGTACCTCAATAACTCCGACGTGTGTCACAATGGTTGCCGGAATACCCGGCAGGAAAAGCAGCCTGCTATCCGTTGTCGGTTGTGGAACAAAAGTTGCTGGCGGTATTATTGCCGTTGTTGGCGGTACGGTTATGGTTGTAGCCGGTATTGTCG encodes:
- a CDS encoding GIY-YIG nuclease family protein, with product MTTTNGEWFFYMLRCKDNSLYSGITNNLDERVKKHNEGTGAKYTSSHKPVTLVYCERYDSASEAKKREHEVKGWPKGKKEQLILKSPEDKPLESRL
- a CDS encoding peptide ABC transporter substrate-binding protein — protein: MKKIVSLLLALVFVIALVGCNPGGTALPAAGGSGTLNLYNIDPLTLDPALAGDATSNGYVLQLFSGLVRLDNHLEPVADIASGWQISPDGLTYTFKLRRDVTFRDGRKVMAADIKYSWERACNPATSSQTASTYLGDIQGAAEMLSGKAQSLSGVQLVDDYTLKVTLVSASSAFLAKLSYPTAFVVDKNDIARGSSWWQSPNGSGPFRLDSWARGSRLVLERNPLYYGDKAKLNKVVSKLLAGIPMNLYESGDIDVADMDVSYYDRVMDPAGPFYSQLVTTPELSLTYLGFDVSKPPFDDSNIRRAFSMAVNKQRLAQLMFRDVLAPAGGILPPGMPGYNAALQSIAYDVNAARALIAASRYGSTASLPKIVITTSGYGGAVPGDLVAIVYDWQTAFGIDIEIRQLDPSQFSYFLKQEKDSMFYWGWGADYAHPQNFLEVLFGTDTTYNIGGYSNAQFDALLKEAAATTDEAASFALYRQAEQLLVNDAACIPLWTGKNLQLVQSYVKGYALNALGQVALNHVYIQK